CTGCCCTGTACCTCCCAGGTTGGCATGGATCCAGCCCAGCTCTGTATTTTTGCAGCTGGCACGTTCTCCCAGTGCCGTTTGGAGTCCATCCAGTAAAGTTCATCCAGTAAAGTAATTGATGAAAATGACAGATGAATGGATTATTTTACACTGCTGGTTAATTGTGTAGCTGGCCGTTTGCATGTTTTGCTTAAGCTGTTTAGAATCAGGAGCCTCCTTGGATCCACTGGCTCTTGGTCAACATTTCTGTCCCTCAGCACTAAGGATGCCAGAAACGATTAGCTACTGTAGGCATATAAGATCAATGGCCAGTGTTCTCTGCTCTGTTCTGGCGAGCACCAGAGCTAGCCCACCGCTGTGTCTTCCTGCAGGAAAGGGTTCTCGTCAGGCCGCTGGCTGATGCTCTGTCGATGGTAAAAGACGGAAAATGGAAAAGGATACGGAGCGCGCTGTCCCCGTTATTCACCAGTGGGCGGCTAAAAGAGGTGCGGCACTCAGTCACGGGGCTACACACGGGGAAGGGGCTTATTGTCTCTTCAGGGAGTCTCCTAAGTTTCGTTCATCATGGACTGGTGTTGACTGCAGCATCTTTGAAACATTTAAGTTTTACACAaacattaattataataataatcatgttatataatattttaacaaaagCCATGAAGTGTCTTTACCTCTGTTGTCCTGTATACATGACAAATTACTGATGTGTATAATAGCTGTTTGCTAATTTGTTGTTgatcagtttaaaatgaaacaTCTTGCTGGCTGTTGAAACGAAAGAGGAATATGGAATATGGCTTTTGTTCTTGTGACCTCCAGATCTTTCCCATTGTCGAGCGCTATGCTGATTCCTTGATAGCTAATTTGAAGAAGCGAAACCTAGAGAACCCAGTGGGAATTAAAGAGTGAGTATTGTTTCTGTAATACAAATGCCTCCGGGTACGATACAGTACTGCATTATATATCTGACATGCCCTCAAGCTTCATACCTAattgtagtaataataatatataatttgcTGCCTattgaaggattacagtgattgaaaCAGCTATGCTACAGCATGGTGATATATAAAAAATCCATACCATTTGGGAAATTAAAAACTTTATACCAGATGAACCGATATACTACCCAGTACTAATGGGGTGTATTGATTCACCAAATTACTCTTTTGTCACTATGGCAACAGAGAGCTGACAGTAACAGCCTTCAAACCACCTTTCCCCCCAGCATTTTTGGGCCGTACAGTATGGACGTAGTCACCGGCACATACTTCAGCGTGGACATTGACTCCATCAATAACCCCAAGAACATCTTTGTTGACAGTGTTAAGAAAATGCTGAACTTCAGCCTTTTTAACCCCTTTTTCCTGATTATAAGTATGTGGGAATTGTGCCTGATTTCTCATATCAGTTTATGTGACTATGTTCCTATGTATAATTCCACTATATTTTTCGACAGAATTATTTAGTGTATAATGTTGTTACATTAAAATAGAGCTATACTACAGttgtaaaaaaattaatagTTCAGctgaaaactttatttttttccagcccTGTTTCCTTTTACTGTTCACTTGTTTGAGAAGTTGGGCGTCTCCTTTGTTTCTAAGTCAAGCTTGGACAATTTCTGCCGAACAGTACGGAAGATAAAAGATGAGCATCACATCAAACAGGAGGTGTGTCCTGCTTAAAATCCAGGGTCCTGCACTTCCAATCTGGGTCTCCTATGCAACAATGTTCTAAACGCACTCTGAGCTAATCATGCCATAGAAACAACCAGTGATCTTGATGACCGTTGACCTCCTGTGCTCAAACTACAGTTTGACAAACATTTAGTTTTATCAACAGAGTCAAGTGGGCTTCCTACAGCTTATGGTTCAGTCTCAGATTTTGGAGGAGAAGGCAAACGCCCAGGAGAGCAGCAAACCTGTTAAAGGTAAGAGTGTGTCTTTCCAAACACAATGGTCACCTCTTTGCTCCAAAGTGTTTAAGCAGATTTTATTTCCTTGGAAGTTAAACTAAGCCTGTGTCCAAAATGACACTGAGCCCATTCTCTGTTTTAGGGCTGACGGACCATGAGATACTGTCTCAGTCTTTTGGCTTCATCATCGGTGGGTATGaaaccactagcagcaccttGTTAGTACTAGCGCACAACCTGGCAACCAATCCCACAGCCATGAAGAAACTACAGGAAGAGATTGACAGTGTCTTCCCTAATAATGTAAGTATAAGCATTATCCGTAATATGTCCTGATGCCTCATTACAGACTGTCAGACTTTGGGttttatctatctgtctgtctgtctgtctctctctctctctctctctctctctctttctccctctctctttctgaTTTTAACCTGGGGAAGAttaataaaaatgcaacagGTTTTTCAGGTTTCTGAGCACTCTGTGAACTCAAAGTTTTATTTGGCTTGAGGGACAGTGGTTTATTCAACATACTGAGGGACAGTGCCACCCACTGGACGTGAAGATACAGAACATGTTTGGTCAGGCATCTTATCAGAGAAGGTCCTTGCCCACCACAGAGCCCTGTCACGTACGAGGCACTGATGCAGATGGAATACCTGGACATGGCCATGAATGAGTCCATGCGCCTCTGGCCTCCTGCACCACGCATTGAGCGGACCTGCAAGAATGCGGTGGCGATTCAAGGGGTGACCATCCCCACTGGCACCCTGGTGGTGGTGCCAACCTATGTTCTGCACCGCGATCCAAAGATCTGGGAGTCACCTGACACATACAAGCCTGAGCGGTAACTCACAAGTCTGGCATGCGCTTTACATAATTAGTGTCTGTTACTATTTCCTTGTAATAACTTTCCTACTGGTGTTTTTAAGGTTCAGCAAGGAAAACAGGGAGGATATTAACCCCTACACGTTTCTGCCATTTGGAATGGGACCTCGAAATTGCATCGGCATGAGATTTGCTCTGGTGATCATGAAAATGGTCGTGGTGAAACTGCTGCAGAACTTCCACCTGGAGACCTGCAAGGAGACACAGGTAGGTGATAACACCATTTCCTTGATGATCTCCACCCATGGCTCAAGGGCACCATGCAGGAATAGAATTATAATCAGCTGTAATCACAGTTTAAACTTCCCATTTTGTACTGGCATAGTGGTGCAATGTTTACCAtggttgcttcacacctctggagacctgtggcctgtactacgaagcggggtaactggcttatcggggtaactttgcgagtaacttgatgacgtgtggtgtaacttcgcgattaaccggtactacgaaaggtgggtaggttttagtcgagacatgttgctatggcaatttaccctaagtctcaaaactgctccgagcagtttttgttcttttttaagtcgaggtttctgcgtaagccagccctatatgagcaccgcccctcccactacaatttctccgaaaacaatgccggcgtacctcttcactagatgtgcctgtcttgtctagttttaaagatattaacccattcatgtattgtcgactgcacagtatacggatacaaaaattaattaaaatttgcatgtaaagcaatctgggaaacaaaggggtgtgcaacagtcgccatgaggccaaaatactaaaccaccatatatcattacaactgaaaggacctatattatattagcgattaacatgatttggcacaaatcacaaaatgttttgaagcggaaaaataatcggtgtgcatcgatgtctgtgtactggacatcacaattctgtcattaaaaacggccACCTTACTTAATtccgtaaagatattaaagccagaaaactgaatatcgaatatgaggctaacttaatcgcggtgacaggttccaagtcgttttctcactacacatatgcttctttttttcgttttgtcctgttgtaaatcattttattgtttgttaaacagtggctcaccttctattaagtgtcatattaacagacaccttttattattagctgtaaaacatagaaagaCGCTATtagtggaggctagacacaacaaatctttcataatgagtagaaatataaataggcctacatagccctaccacttgacatgatgtttctatatttcatcttgacttgctgcgacgaacgctttccactactattgcatttgaaatcggatcagttattgttaacattaggtttcattatgagtaacatatagtaatggaacttcagggagcattatattacttagcagcatataataggtgacttctgaattgtgtcgcatctgttagcctccgtatttattaacagtatttcaattcttttcagaaaacactacattgtctaatactcggtcgtgggatattttagaccacgttttatgaccgtgaaaatgtacgtatgcattttcttcGTCGTCAATatgttgccaacaagcctgcctgcttttgttacctgcagtggtattggaatTTCTTgattgatttaaactcctcataacgctgcataattagcatgcagtcttcctccgtgaaacatatggACATCGCGCTATGcgtcaaacggtgccttgcgttgccgaacgtgctccatatatgtgaacgcgcacaaactccaatgcagttaacaccgatttaacaaatcaacttcttaactggcgtcgtagtactgattagccccgatggagtcaacatgattttgttaacctcgcgttcgcaaattacctcggggttaagtctgatttggttaaacccccttcgtagtacaggccactgggttcgagtctctgcctttgttttgtgtgtggaggttgcatgttctccttgcgTCGTCATATGGTTTTCTCTGGGTCTTGTGCATAGAACAAGTGGGCATTGAAAATGAATTCATTTTATATTCATATGATAATGCAGATGAAGTATTGTCGAAATAATGATATATACTTCTGAATCAGAGCTTTTTTTATTGTTCTAGACCCCTTTGCAAATAAATGCAATGTTTCAACCCAAAACTCCTATCAAACTGAAGATTGTGCCAAGAACTCCAGCCAGTAACCAGGAAAGAGGATAAGTAAAAGCCATGATAAGGGCAATTGTGAGATAAGATTTCTGTTGAGaatttatttaatgtaaataAGTTAATGCAGTTTTTCTATGTTATCTCAGGATTGGCCTCTTCCCATATTCAACTAATGCTTTGCTTGTTAGATAAATCCCCTTCAGAAACATTCAGTTTGTCTCAGAGGCAGCACAGAAGTTTACTGCCATAATATATAGCCACTCATCTCCTGTCTGGAGGAAATTGCCAGGAAATTAGTCAGAAAGCTAGTCATTAGACTGTAATGTTGTGACACTAGTACGCTGTAGAAAGTGttactgtacatactgtatgtcttCCTTTTATAAACCCTGTCAACAGTTCTGTCTCATTACCTATTTATTTTCACGTTATTTCCATTTGCTAAAGAAgatgtgtgtgcccccccccccattgtacATTGGCTGTGCCCAGTCTTTTTGTGCTGTGATGCAATCTGACAGGTTTTTTCATTTAGTCAGTCAGTGGAGGTGAACAAATGGAGGAAGTAATATCTAAAAATCTGAGAAAGCAGGACATACTGTACAACTTATTTTTTCGGACAGTGAACTAGATACATAAGTAGGTAATATTAGTTTAGTATATAAGGCAACATTATCAATAGTATTATTGAGTTTTGGTCTACAACCTGTCACATCAGAGACAAGGATGGAAATGAAGGCAGGTGTGGGAAGAACCAAAGGGGTCTTTATTTACACAAAACTACACAGAAGGCAAAAAGAAatggaccacaaggggtcaaaatgGGGTAgagagacaggaggcagggcAAACAGGGGAGCACATGCACgcaacaacatcaatgactggactggggagctcaaCAGAGGGAGGCACTAAATACACCACTGACGAGGTAGCAAACAAGAGGCACCCGGGGTGATCCACACAAGAGCTGTAACGAGAGGCAGGATTAAacaagtaacaggtgtggctcattagagCCATACAATGGAGAAAATGAGGGGGAAAGGAATGCAGGGTGTGGCACAACcccgtttccaaaaaagttgtgacattgtgtaaaatgtaaataaaaacagaatgctaTGATTTGCAAtttatataaacccatattcaattgaaaatagaacagagacaacatatcaaatgttgaaagaTACCCTAAAGAAGCCTCTGGCTAATGCTAATTTTGACTAAAGGCACAGCGTTCTGAAGGCCAGACACACACTTAATATCAAAATTATTACTCACCAGTTTAGCCGCCCAATACCACTCACAGCAGTAAAGCTTGGGTTCTGTCATTATATCAGCCAGACAGTTGTGGTCCATTAAAACAGAGAATGTGTGACCATTGAGTACTTTCAGCTTCCTGCTCTACCACCTCTCTTAGATCTGTTGATACTCTCGTTGTTGTGTCTTGAGCTATTTCTAAGTTATTGCTACTATTCCAGGTCAGTAGATGGCGTTGGGGGAATGTagaacagaaaaaaagggtTGTTGCAATGCTGTAATGAGGGTGGATGCATCTGGTCGGGGATTAAAACAAAGAAGTGGTGTGAAATTTACGCCGGTGTCCTGTGCCTCCTATTCTCCACATCACCTTGTACAATACAACAAAATTGCCGACGATGATGGCTGCCATTGCTATTCCCTTGCCTTTATGTTCCTGCAGTGTCCAGGAGCACCTAATATGCCATTTGAGACATGGTTAAAAATGTTCGAAAATGATGTACTTGCAATTGATGCAAAGGGAGCCCAGTGGCCCAATACCCACAAATGGGCTGTATTGCTGTGACTTATGATCAGGCTGTGGTTGCCCTTAGAGCGCATTTAATGTGGAAAGTAAATGCAATTGTGGAAAGACATGTTTCGCCAGTGTGCGCAGAGGCATGGTGAAACGGTTGTGCAATATGTCTCCACACTACGTGAGATGCTTCCAATATGTGACTTGGGGAATGCTGAACAGGATATGCTGCGAGACCAAATCATGGAGAAAACAGAGTGGTCACATACGTGAACGTTTGCTGCTAGATGATAAACTAACAATGGATAAAGCCATTCAGATTGCCAGTAAGTTGGAATCGGCCACACGTGATGCTAGTGCTGTCTCACGTGGTGAAGTACCTGTGCAGGAGATACATTCCCTGCCACGGAGGGAACATAAACACTCCACAAGCGCAGGTACTCATAAGAAATCTGCACATACTCGCAAATGCTACAGATGTGGTTCTGATAACCATTTGGCAAAGTCTGCGCAATGCCCCGAGCTAAACAAAATAGCAAAAAGACTGGCCATTTTGCTAGAGTGTGCCGCTCGAGTCAGACACCAGAAGTGAAAGAGATTGTTATTCCTGAATTGACTGTTCTTCTAACTGATGCTGcccctgctgaaaaaaaaatcctgtgcACTGCAGGCATTGGCACACCTCTTCATTGCAACCATTCATTGTAAAATTTTTTGTTGTGAATTTACAATAAATAATTGGATAAATTTTGCATGACTTTCACAGTAAGGATTACAGCAATATAATGTGAAATATACTCACAGTAATTTACTTTACTTTTATATCTGTGATATTACAATGCATTGTTGTAAAAGCACAACTGTATACTGTAACTCCACAGCTTACTGtgatattacagtatattactgGGGAATTACAACCTTTTGCTGTACATCATTACAACAAGGCCCTGTACTTTTACAGTGTGCACTGTGAAAGTAATGTACAAGTTGACAATAATTTACTGTGAATTTACAATGTACACTGTGGAAGTCATGCTAAAATTGTCCAGTAACTTACTGTAAAAGTAATGCAGATGAAGCTTCCATTTACTGTGAATTTACAATCATTGTACaattaaccccctccccccaacaaaCAACTCTGAGGTAAAGTCAATGTTAGCCCAATggcatatttattaaaaaataaatatttttcaatgtaCAGGTACATTACAGTACACGTacttaaaatgcagaaaatgcTGAGAAATTGTGCAAACTTGCAATTCAACTACCTGTGTcacaataacagtaataaatCCATCTTAAAATACAGAGAAATTGTGCAAACTTGCAATTCAACTACCTGTCTCAcaacctagaatactgtgtgcaggtttggtcaccatacctcaagaaggacattgctgccttagaaaaggtgcaacgaagagctacgagaatgattcctggtcttagaggaatgtcttacgaggagaggttagcggaactgaatctgttcagccttgagcaaaggagactaaggggggatatgattcaggtctataagattctaacgggtctggatgctgttcagccaaatgactatttcaatattagtctaaatactagaactcgtggccataagtggaaattagcgggagaacattttaaaacaaatttgaggaagcacttctttacacagcgtgtagtcagagtatggaatagtcttcctgctattgtagtggaagctaaaaccatgggttcctttaaatcagagctagataagattttaacaactctgagctattagctaagttctccccaaacgagcttgatgggccgaatggcctcctctcgtttgtaaatttcttatgttcttatgttcttattcagCTAGCTGTGTCACAATAACAGTAATGGACAGGATGGGAATGAGGCCTTCATGGCAAGATAAGAGAGCAAGGGAGAGAGCGATGAAGGAACGTCGTAAAGGGGTCAGGCGCTCCTCTCAGTCTCAAACATCATAAGGAGTCCACACGCAAAAGCATTGTGTAAAAATCTTGTAGTGCAAAGTTGTCTTGAAAAATTACAAAAAGAACAAGGCTACTCAAAACTGAGCCTGACAACTAccgctgcaaaaaaaaaaaaaaactatgatgCCCACTCAAAATCAATAACTTTCCTCAAAAGGGTGCTCACATGAGGGTGCATTGTTGTCCGCTTCTTGGTCTTTGAGCCTCTTTCAGGATTGATGCCCAGGAAGCACCTGTTAATAAGCAAAGATAGTTTCAGTTTTAAATAGACTTACAGTATGTATTGCAGACAGCATTTATCAAGGTGTGCTTTTTGCTGTGCTTTTTCCCCACATCAAACCCTAATAAATTTATAATCCAAACTTGTTAGATCTTACTCTCACcatactttttttttgccatttttagccAAGGTGCCTCAGGTTAGGTTTGCCTGAGGCAAAGTGGTTGATTTTCTACTATGAGAGGCCATATCAACGTGCTGAAATGCGTCTTCACGCAATTGGCCAGTTGATAAATTAAAACCAAACCCTGTTGAAAGTATGACAAACACCCTTTTCAATTAAGGGCCTGAGAGCATTTTGTTCTGCTTTTAAAGAAAATTTCATCTACTTCATTCAATACATTCGCATTTCGCAATAGACGTTTCAAAATCATCATCACATAGCCTGttccaaaacaaaataaacagctGTGATTGGACCGGCAGGTATTTGTCAGCATAACATGTAGAAACCCAGACTGATCTGCAGATTGAAATTGAATGAGTTCGCGAGATCAGGATGGTCTCACCAGGCTAACCTCAGGTACCTCGTTTGTCAGCATTTTAAACCTCAAGACAATCATTGAGTTGGAAGCCTGTACTATAATGTGAATTACAAGATTAAATGTGATCTTTATAAAATACCTTTGAATGAACTCCAGCGTCGACGATCCAGCAGCAGGATACTCAAGGTTGAAGACGTAATAGCTGCTGAAGAAAGCAGCTACTCCGTGTAAAAAGAAAGGGTGTGGGCCCATCACGACATGTCCCTCGATGGATAAAAGCCATCCAGAGGGCTTCATCATGTCTCCTGAAATGAACAGATACAACATTATGTGTTATGAGCACTTTGTGATCTGCTTAAGATACAAAGGGCTATACAAATGTAAttcttattataattataattatttattgtgGTCATATAGATTTCtagaatgaaaacaaaataatgaGTTAGAAATGTCGATACTAGATCAAAGTAACATTACCTTGAATGATCaagcagggggtgctggggAGATCTGCAGTATTGACGTCCACAGCAGTAGCACATGGCTGTAACATAGTAAATAGCATGGATGTAGGATAAAGGATAAATATTGTTCATTGGTCAGAGGTAGTAATTCATGCAAGGTAAATGTTGATAATGCAATCactcattttgcattttaaatatttgaataaaaaatCTTACATCAACTTCAAGCATCAAACTCTCTTTCGGCTCTTTGAAGTACAACATTAGGAGCAGCAGGATGCAGGCAGCCTTGTCAGAGTCTGGATCATAGCAGGCCAGAACATCACGGATCTTGGGGTTGTCCAGTGTTGCACAGTAATCCAGGATGGTCTGTCCTCGTCGACTAATTGCCTCCTGTAGCTTCTGAAGGACATCGACGTCCGTCAAGAGGCCAAAGTGTGAGAATAGGCATTTCTGA
This genomic window from Paramormyrops kingsleyae isolate MSU_618 chromosome 22, PKINGS_0.4, whole genome shotgun sequence contains:
- the LOC111854068 gene encoding cytochrome P450 3A56-like, producing MNLIPSFSAGTWTLLITFFILLILYGVWPYGFFRNLGIPGPRPLPFVGTFLSYIWGFHNFDVQCFNKYGSIWGIFDGRQPLLMITDPEMIKKVMVKDFYTVFTNRRERVLVRPLADALSMVKDGKWKRIRSALSPLFTSGRLKEIFPIVERYADSLIANLKKRNLENPVGIKDIFGPYSMDVVTGTYFSVDIDSINNPKNIFVDSVKKMLNFSLFNPFFLIITLFPFTVHLFEKLGVSFVSKSSLDNFCRTVRKIKDEHHIKQESQVGFLQLMVQSQILEEKANAQESSKPVKGLTDHEILSQSFGFIIGGYETTSSTLLVLAHNLATNPTAMKKLQEEIDSVFPNNSPVTYEALMQMEYLDMAMNESMRLWPPAPRIERTCKNAVAIQGVTIPTGTLVVVPTYVLHRDPKIWESPDTYKPERFSKENREDINPYTFLPFGMGPRNCIGMRFALVIMKMVVVKLLQNFHLETCKETQTPLQINAMFQPKTPIKLKIVPRTPASNQERG